In one Bacteroidota bacterium genomic region, the following are encoded:
- a CDS encoding gliding motility-associated C-terminal domain-containing protein, with protein MSAVVILQDAAKPAVPNLGPDGAICTGNNCTLSVSPVSAGVSYRWYLDGQEIATGPLYTANLPGTYRLDATNVCGTVSDEVNLTDADIPLPEFRLPQTPAGCTLINTRLCAPLEAGITYNWQNTAGQVLSSAICFTPTVAGSYRLEVRNACGTSLRTEFDVEEGAANVNPGLWGNAFSPNSDGLHDTYPPSDLNPLAPYVLAIYNRWGQRVYEGSRPWDGRYEGTDAPEGAYVVVITWPDCTGRTQKRTSTVMVIR; from the coding sequence GTGAGCGCCGTGGTCATCCTGCAAGATGCTGCCAAGCCAGCCGTGCCCAACCTGGGGCCTGATGGCGCTATATGCACAGGCAATAACTGCACCCTCAGTGTAAGTCCGGTATCCGCCGGGGTTAGCTACCGCTGGTACCTGGATGGACAGGAGATAGCCACGGGGCCCCTCTATACCGCCAATCTACCGGGTACCTACCGCCTGGATGCCACCAATGTATGCGGAACAGTGAGTGATGAAGTGAACCTGACGGATGCTGACATACCATTGCCCGAGTTTCGACTGCCCCAAACGCCGGCTGGGTGCACCCTGATCAATACGAGGCTGTGTGCACCACTCGAAGCAGGCATCACCTACAACTGGCAGAATACCGCCGGACAAGTGCTAAGCAGTGCCATCTGCTTTACCCCCACGGTGGCCGGTAGCTACCGGCTGGAGGTACGCAACGCCTGCGGCACAAGTCTGCGCACTGAGTTTGATGTGGAAGAGGGGGCTGCCAACGTAAACCCCGGCCTGTGGGGGAACGCCTTTTCGCCCAACAGCGACGGCCTGCACGACACATACCCCCCGAGCGACCTGAATCCCCTGGCTCCCTACGTTCTGGCTATCTACAACCGATGGGGCCAGCGCGTGTACGAAGGCAGCCGTCCCTGGGACGGGCGCTATGAGGGTACGGATGCCCCCGAGGGTGCCTATGTGGTGGTGATAACCTGGCCCGACTGCACAGGCCGTACCCAGAAGCGGACATCTACCGTAATGGTGATACGATAG
- a CDS encoding DUF2851 family protein, translating into MSLPSDIAAMQGAAPERLMHYVWQTLSFDAQGLQTTDGQELAILAPGKLNTNQGPDFGEAHILLGGLDWYGAIELHTTTDHWYRHGHHQDTAYNSTILHVVLHSTGRPVQRADGTCIPELELGPRIRQQLLSYEHLMLAQSFIPCSGQVARVPGLIQAGWLARMGWERLQQKADALRPWLAQAQGDWEQLLWMVLCRALGSPQNQQPFEQLSMAMPISLVKRYRTDLFQLEALLLGAAGMLAHHPDDAYMARLHTEWQFLRQKHRLPPGPPLHWQMHRMRPSHFPSLRLAQLAALLHRLPNLFPLIEDAACLHTPIVASGYWDTHYRLGEASTAEQPKPKVLGTATLHSLQINALIPFRILYDQQTGKPEQVEAAQSLLEAIPRENNHITTAMAAEGFAHRNAFDSQALYHLYTCYCTEKKCTHCAIGHRLLRG; encoded by the coding sequence ATGTCGCTCCCCTCAGATATTGCTGCCATGCAGGGCGCCGCCCCGGAGCGGCTAATGCACTATGTGTGGCAGACGCTAAGCTTTGACGCACAGGGGCTGCAGACCACAGATGGCCAGGAGCTGGCCATACTGGCACCGGGTAAGCTGAACACAAACCAGGGTCCGGACTTTGGCGAGGCACACATACTACTGGGTGGCCTGGACTGGTATGGGGCAATAGAGCTGCACACCACTACCGACCACTGGTATCGGCACGGCCACCACCAGGATACGGCCTACAATAGTACCATCCTGCATGTAGTGCTGCACAGCACGGGCAGGCCGGTGCAGCGGGCCGATGGCACCTGTATACCGGAGCTGGAGCTAGGCCCACGCATACGGCAGCAGCTGCTAAGCTATGAGCACCTGATGCTGGCACAGAGCTTTATTCCGTGCTCGGGCCAGGTGGCCCGGGTGCCTGGCCTGATACAGGCTGGCTGGCTGGCGCGTATGGGCTGGGAGCGCCTGCAGCAGAAGGCCGATGCCCTGAGGCCCTGGCTAGCCCAGGCCCAGGGCGACTGGGAGCAGCTGCTGTGGATGGTGCTGTGCCGCGCATTGGGCAGCCCACAAAACCAGCAGCCCTTTGAGCAGCTGTCTATGGCAATGCCCATCTCGCTGGTAAAGCGGTATCGTACAGACCTGTTTCAACTCGAGGCCTTGCTGCTGGGGGCGGCCGGTATGCTGGCCCATCATCCAGACGACGCCTATATGGCCCGGCTGCATACAGAGTGGCAGTTTCTGCGCCAGAAGCACCGCCTGCCACCCGGCCCGCCCCTACACTGGCAGATGCACCGGATGCGGCCCAGCCACTTCCCTAGCCTGCGCCTGGCCCAGCTGGCCGCACTCTTGCACCGCCTGCCCAATCTGTTTCCGCTGATAGAGGATGCGGCCTGCCTGCACACACCCATCGTAGCCTCTGGCTATTGGGATACCCACTACCGCTTGGGCGAGGCCAGCACGGCCGAGCAGCCCAAGCCCAAGGTGCTGGGTACTGCCACCCTGCACAGCCTGCAAATCAACGCGTTGATTCCTTTTCGCATCTTGTACGATCAGCAGACGGGGAAGCCCGAGCAAGTGGAGGCGGCACAGTCTTTGCTGGAGGCTATCCCCAGGGAGAACAACCACATTACCACTGCCATGGCTGCGGAGGGCTTTGCGCACCGCAATGCATTCGACAGCCAGGCGTTATACCATTTATACACATGCTACTGCACCGAAAAAAAATGTACGCACTGCGCCATCGGGCATCGACTCTTGCGGGGCTGA
- a CDS encoding bifunctional nuclease family protein — protein sequence MEKIRLDILGLSSSQSQIGSFALVLGEQEGKRRLPIIIGGFEAQAIALEIESIKTNRPMTHDLILSIARSFHIELKEVIISDLKEGVFYSKLIMHIGNEVHEIDARPSDAVAVAVRYKAPIFTHEFILDEAGIVVNEEAEEGELSDEDVEELLAESTRSSEPAGSSEPDERLVALKNKLEEALNREDYELAARLRDEIGKLERGGK from the coding sequence GTGGAGAAAATACGCTTGGACATCCTGGGGCTTAGCAGCAGCCAGAGCCAAATAGGCAGCTTTGCCCTGGTACTGGGCGAGCAGGAGGGGAAACGGCGCCTGCCTATCATTATCGGAGGCTTTGAGGCCCAGGCCATAGCCCTCGAGATAGAGAGCATCAAGACCAACCGGCCCATGACGCACGACCTCATCCTCAGCATTGCCCGCAGCTTCCACATCGAGCTGAAAGAGGTCATTATTTCCGACCTGAAGGAGGGCGTGTTTTACAGCAAGCTCATCATGCACATTGGCAATGAGGTGCATGAGATAGATGCACGGCCCAGCGATGCCGTAGCCGTAGCCGTGCGCTACAAGGCTCCCATCTTTACGCACGAGTTCATCCTGGATGAGGCGGGGATTGTGGTGAATGAGGAAGCTGAGGAGGGAGAACTGTCTGACGAAGACGTAGAGGAACTGCTGGCAGAGAGCACCCGCAGCAGCGAGCCGGCGGGCAGCTCGGAGCCCGATGAGCGCCTTGTTGCCCTGAAGAACAAGCTGGAGGAGGCCCTGAACCGCGAAGACTATGAGCTGGCGGCCCGCCTGCGCGATGAGATAGGAAAGCTGGAGCGGGGCGGCAAGTAG
- a CDS encoding electron transfer flavoprotein subunit alpha/FixB family protein, producing MAVVIYTELSGGKLRKSTLEAATYGYDLAQAHGLPLVAVHIGQADDAELSRLGTYGVGKVLRITDAKLNTFHEAAHSRALAAAAQAVQAQFVVLGQTYNTRPMASRLAIRLDAALFSGVHTLLEKYEAGYRAKRSVYSTKGIQTLGTAKGRVVVTVKANSYMPKEVSGNASLEAFAYTPDEKDFVLQSKQIHKASDKISLTEAEIVVSAGRGLKGPENWGMIEQLAELLGAATASSKPVADIGWRPHHEHVGQTGIQIAPNLYIAVGISGAIQHLAGISASKTIVVINKDAEAPFFKAADFGIVGDAFEVVPKLIAAVKAAKA from the coding sequence ATGGCAGTAGTTATCTATACCGAACTATCCGGCGGAAAGCTCCGCAAGAGTACCCTGGAGGCCGCTACATACGGCTACGATCTGGCCCAGGCCCACGGCCTGCCCCTGGTGGCCGTGCACATAGGCCAGGCCGATGATGCCGAGCTGAGTAGGCTGGGCACCTATGGCGTAGGCAAGGTGCTGCGCATTACCGATGCCAAGCTGAATACCTTTCACGAGGCAGCCCATAGCCGCGCACTGGCCGCAGCCGCCCAGGCGGTCCAGGCTCAGTTTGTTGTTCTGGGTCAAACTTACAACACACGCCCTATGGCCAGCCGCCTGGCCATCAGGCTAGACGCAGCCCTTTTCAGCGGTGTGCATACCCTGCTGGAAAAATACGAAGCCGGCTACCGTGCCAAGCGATCCGTATACAGCACCAAGGGAATACAGACCCTGGGCACCGCCAAGGGTAGGGTGGTAGTAACCGTAAAGGCCAATAGCTATATGCCCAAAGAGGTGAGCGGGAACGCAAGCCTGGAGGCCTTTGCCTACACACCCGATGAAAAGGACTTTGTCCTGCAGAGCAAGCAGATCCACAAGGCGAGCGACAAGATCAGCCTGACCGAGGCGGAGATCGTGGTGTCTGCCGGCCGCGGCCTGAAGGGGCCGGAAAACTGGGGCATGATCGAGCAGCTGGCCGAGCTACTGGGTGCTGCCACCGCCAGCAGCAAGCCCGTGGCCGACATAGGCTGGCGCCCCCACCACGAGCACGTGGGGCAAACCGGCATACAGATAGCCCCCAACCTGTACATTGCCGTAGGCATTAGCGGGGCTATCCAGCACCTGGCAGGCATTAGCGCCAGCAAGACCATTGTGGTGATAAACAAGGACGCGGAGGCTCCATTCTTTAAGGCAGCCGATTTTGGTATTGTGGGAGATGCCTTTGAGGTAGTGCCCAAGCTAATAGCCGCCGTGAAAGCAGCAAAAGCCTGA
- a CDS encoding electron transfer flavoprotein subunit beta/FixA family protein, giving the protein MEILILISHVPDTTTKIKFDATGKALDSTGVTFIINPYDEFSLVRALELKEAGKATKVVALCVGGPDVEPTIRRALAIGADEGVRIDAPAQDAAYVARQIAAYAQGKNYSLIMAGKESIDNNGSEVPGMVAELLDLPFVSFATWLEVEGDRARLKREIDGGMEELEGSLPLVLSAQKGLAEWRIPNMRGIMAARTKPLAVVPATQAEPDTHVLAYELPAAKASTRYFEPGQEADLLKALVDKGALDLN; this is encoded by the coding sequence ATGGAAATTCTGATCCTGATAAGCCACGTGCCGGACACGACCACAAAAATCAAGTTCGATGCCACTGGCAAGGCCCTGGATAGCACTGGGGTAACCTTTATCATTAACCCCTACGACGAGTTTTCGCTGGTGCGTGCCCTGGAGCTGAAGGAAGCCGGCAAGGCCACCAAGGTGGTGGCACTGTGCGTGGGCGGGCCGGATGTGGAGCCTACTATCCGTCGTGCCCTGGCCATTGGTGCCGATGAAGGGGTGCGCATAGACGCGCCGGCCCAGGATGCCGCCTACGTAGCCCGCCAGATAGCTGCCTACGCGCAGGGCAAAAACTATAGCCTGATTATGGCTGGCAAGGAAAGCATAGACAACAACGGCAGCGAGGTGCCCGGCATGGTGGCCGAGCTGCTGGACCTACCCTTTGTATCCTTTGCCACCTGGCTGGAGGTAGAGGGAGACCGTGCCCGCCTGAAGCGGGAGATAGACGGCGGAATGGAAGAGCTGGAGGGCAGCCTGCCCCTGGTGCTGAGTGCCCAGAAAGGCCTGGCCGAGTGGCGTATACCCAACATGCGGGGCATTATGGCTGCACGCACCAAGCCCCTGGCCGTAGTGCCCGCCACCCAGGCCGAGCCCGATACCCACGTACTGGCCTATGAGCTGCCTGCCGCCAAGGCAAGCACTCGCTACTTTGAGCCCGGCCAGGAGGCCGACCTGCTAAAGGCCCTGGTGGACAAAGGCGCACTGGACCTGAACTAA
- a CDS encoding tetratricopeptide repeat protein codes for MPDRITTLRQFLLDSPEDPFVHYALAQEYAKLGDTEQAERYYQHLVDRHPGYVATYYHYGKLCVQQNRRPEAAQLFEQGIQKARAAGDAHSARELLEALNTLHGEAEDEDED; via the coding sequence ATGCCCGACCGCATTACCACCCTCCGCCAGTTTCTGCTGGATAGCCCGGAGGATCCTTTTGTACACTATGCCCTGGCGCAGGAATATGCCAAGCTGGGTGATACTGAGCAGGCAGAAAGGTACTACCAGCACCTAGTAGACAGGCACCCTGGCTATGTAGCCACCTACTACCACTACGGCAAGCTGTGCGTGCAGCAGAACAGGCGGCCAGAGGCGGCCCAGCTGTTTGAGCAAGGCATACAAAAAGCCAGAGCAGCCGGAGATGCGCACTCGGCGCGCGAACTACTGGAGGCCCTGAACACCCTGCACGGCGAAGCGGAGGACGAGGATGAAGACTAA